The nucleotide sequence ttttttttatctaatgGTATGCCGCAGGTGTACGAAAGATCATGGACTCCCGCGGTTGGAGCAATGGAAACCTCTTCGTCCATGTTCACAAGAAGTGGGCTCTTGGAGAAATGGTGCAGCTTGAATGCCTTATAAACGGAGCTAACGGTATCTGGGCAAGCGTTTGTGAAGAGGGAGCTGCTCTTGGTCACGCATGTTCTACAGTCACGCTGATGAACCTCGTTCGAATGGGGAACGAAAAGGTCCTAAAACGCTACAACTGCCCCGCCCTGAGGGACGCTGCATCTAGCGTGACTAAGATCACCACTGGCCTTCCACCCCATCCCAAGCAAGTCATCTATGGCGACAGGGCGCTGGACTTAGCATTTGACTTTGGAAGCATAGCAGGTGGAACCGTTGGGGAAACCGACTTTGACTTAGCGGCATTCTTTGGAGTGGAGGCTCCGGTGAGAATCAGCACCCTTTCCTCCGAGCGTATGATCCAGGAAAGGCTGATAGATCTATTTGGTGAGGATAGGCAGTTTACGATGGAAATGGCTGGggctatgaaagaaaaaatgcttgAAGACCTGAGTGGTAATAGGAAAGAAGAGTACATGAGCGAGGCAGGTATAGCATTGCTTTTTGATCGCGCAGGAGGAAAACTCACGGCCAACATGGCTCGAGTGATTCAACGAGTGAAAGTTACGAGTTTACACGCCCAACATCTCATTGAAGAGGTTCGCAGTATGTGGAACGAGTGGGACATCGAGGAAGATAAACCAAATGACGATCAGCTAATGTTCCGCTCTTTCTACAACGGGTTCATGGCTCCCTACTTTGGTTGCTTCATGTGCGCTGACACACAGAAGGCCCTGCAAGCCATCAACATGGATAATGACGGGTACATCGACTGGAATGAATTCCTGGTTTACCTCAAGTGGGCGGTGCGTGAATATCCCAACATCAAAGATGTCGATGAGTTGTTACACGTGGCCTTTAATAAGGGAATCATTCCCGCCATGCGAGATGAGATCCAGGCCAAAGAAAGCTTTTGAAAGGCAGTCTACAGTCACAGCCCCATAATATCAACAAGTTATAACTTCGAACTTTATTGACAGTGGTTAACTCTTAGAAGGTTCAGACTTATCATTTCATTATATGTCATAAGCAGTGTTAGGATTCTTACTTGAAGGCTTTCGCTATGCAACAAATACCGTATTGATGTTTAATTACGGTCCAAcataaatttaatattttcattgattCACTAATTCTTCTCTAAAATGAAACCAGAAATGGAATCTAGAAAATTCGTTGTTGAAAACGAGTAGTAGGTTTCGACCAAATTAATTGCTAAGGCGAGACTTAAAATGTCTCATAAAAAGATCAATTAGTTTATAAATGTAGAGTTCTTTGTAAAATGTATTCCAAATGCATCGCTCAGTGACTTTATAAGTTCATTTTAGGTACTGAAGTATCCCTCAAACGACATGCATGCGATTGACATAAAAGGGGCTTAAAATAGCTTGtgttttgtgatttttatcCATGTGTTTCAATACCTTATCCACCGCTTGATTTCCATCTCATGTGAATGTTTCTGTGTATGTACATTCATCAACAAGCAAATCCACAATTTAATGTAACGTCTTAAAGCATCTTACGGATGTCATATCCTCGTCGAAAActgtgaaaatgttttaattgcTTGGGTTGGTGCCTGAATGAAGGTCCTCTTCCCACGAAGACAGAggcatttttccttttccttatttctCCCTTTGAAGGGAAGTTTGGGACTCGACCCAGGCTGTGCGCCACTCAAGCGCTCCTTTCGCCAACTGAGCGTCTGGAACAAGCAAAGGAATGACATGAGGTGTTTGGTTCGTCTTGTGTGGCTGTTATAGTTAATAGTAAGGAAGACACTTTTATCAAAGACAATCTTTAGGTATACCTCAACCTGAAAACGACGAGGTAGCTGTTCTTGGTTTCACTCAAATAAAGGGTTTCGCTGAACATCTGCAGCAAACTTGCGTCTGTTCGCATTTTAAAATCtcaattcacatttttttttaaaaaaaaagctttcctGACGGATGAAAACTCTCTTAGACAAATGAATTTGCAGAAATCGTTCACAGCTTCTTGAAacaactaatttttttcaatttggaTTTCCCATCATCAATTTCTTCTTGTTTGGAGGTTGCATTTTCTGGCAGTTGGCCCAACCTAAGAATCAGTAGTcatatttttcacttttgcgACAGGTGGCACAATAAGTATCAGCGGATGTGCTGCCGGTTGTCATAGTAATAAAGAACCGGAAGTCAAGTTTAGTGTTTACCGCGGCGAATTACCTCTGTTTGCGGATTTTCCTTGGAGTCCCCGAGGAGATGAAATGGGCGCCGAATTTATCCTTCAATGGATTTTAACTTCTTGATTACCTCGTTTCCAGATCCTTCAATTTCCTTCTATTTTTTCTAGGTAAGTGTACTGCGTTTGTACCAAATGCGAATTTTATGGTGACgacgaaaaaaatattatagaGGAGCTTGTTCCAAAAATAACCGTggcgaaaaaagaaacaagatcgGCCGAATCAGGGAAACATATGCTATGCATAACAACCGCTAAGCAAATCGGAGATTCATTTCTTTAAACCGTGTGTTATCTGAATTTTAGCACCTACAAAACAACGTTATTGCAAATCTTAGCGCGAAGTTGTCGTTCAGTTATTCTCAACATCGGGTAATTCATCAACAGTTGTGCCTATgaataaaaatcgaaaaatgtTTAGCCTTGTGTCTCGCTCAGTCTTTTGCTCCAAAAAATTAAGGTCCCGTGTATCATTAAATTTTAtcggttttgcaattttttttcatctaatgCTGGCGGTTACTGTGTAACCACCGTGTTCATAGAATGATGAAATGTAACAGATATCACAGGCATATTGGAAATTTGAATTATAGAGCAAACAAGAACGAAAGGCTCGGACGATAAACGCAGGTAACAGGTAAATGTTGCGTTTTGACCAGAAGAGACAAAGCATTTTTTATAAACCACTATAATCTGCGCTCTAATTCTTTACATCCCTACCTGAAGAATAActcaaaaaaacttgaatttccATAAAATTGGCTGAATTATTTCCCAAACAGGTAAATGTAATTCTGGGCCTAAATATGGAAtgaatgtttttaatttgtcgTTAAATGTTTTTTGTAGTCTAAATGCTAAACACCACGCTGCAAACCACAATCTCGGCAGGTATCCTCTCTAATAAAATAGTAAAGAATATTTCCTCTAAAATATCGGCAAAAATCACCAATTTGCGCAATGAATCAATAGCAAATAATAGTCCGCACAATTCCTCTTTCCTTTTACACATAGTTGGAGAGACCTTAGGCTTTTCAGTTTGTTTGCGCATAAACCAGCACGCaaagtttaattaaaattcGTATTTTTTCCTCAGACGAACGCCTTATGCGTTCAAGTATAGCAATAGATGATTGCAACTCCTGTAAATCTTAGTTTGAACTATTTAAAGAATGAATTCAACCTGACTTGATGCAAATTAAGGTATTCAGCCTCCCTTTGAAGACAATAACATCACGATGTGTATCAAAACAAACGGATTTGAGGGAAAATTATGGGCATTTCGCTGTTACAGAAGACGAACGAACTTACTCTTAAATAAAGTCAAACAGTAtatattattcatttattagaAAGGACGAGAAAGTGTTTACAAGATTGGAAAAAAACGTTGAGTATAGCTTGACGACCTTTTTCATTAAGAAGACAAACttaaaacattgaaaaacaTTCCCCGCAGAATCAAGAGTTTGAGGTTTGAGTGTATTTCACTAATGTAGCATGGATCCGGACTTTCCTGATTTCTACAGGCTTTTCGTCATATCTTCGGGTAGAAAAAGTAGCGAACCTCTAAGGTGAACTTAGCCAGCCATGGATAACAAGGATATTTGCGACCAAGCAATCAGTCTGAAAAGCCAAGAAGAAACTCCAGCCGGTACAGAAAAACAGATTGAATCTGATAACAATGATGCCGCCAATGAAGTGATGTTGCCAGGTGAACGAAGTACAGGACAGCTTGCCATTCCGAGGTAACAATAAGCACTGATACTTGAACCCATTTCAGTACAAACAACTAGTAGCTGACGTTATTTTAACACGTCTTTACCCACTTACCAGCGAAAGGGATCCCAAGCTTCTCAAAAGGTCACACAGAATGAGAAACTACTCGACCTCGTGTAGATCTCTCTTGGTAAGAATACATAATTTCTGCCACAACTGAGGAAAATTGAGTTCAGCTGTGGCTTTCGAGACAATGAGTTAGGACGCTTTTTATCGACCATTGTATATGCTCCTAAACTCAGATCTTAAAATCAGTTTGCTTCTAACGTCTCTTTGTATCTCTTTTTCCCAAGGTACTCAGCGGTGCTAGCAAAATACCCGTATGCAGTGTTCTTTGTGACATCCCTATTGATTGTGATTTGTGGCCTTTGCTCTTTTGTCCCCCAGTTTAGTGCCCCTGATATTCCAGAGTTTTCAACTCCAGTCAAGGTAAAGTCATTCATATtgctctaattttttttcttttttcattttttctcacaCAAGAAAGTTTCGGCTCTCTACTGAAAAGAGTTCAGTAACTGAAAATGTCTTTCTTTCACGCAGGGATTCGAGCCTCGTGGAACACTTATCAACAAAAGATATAGAGCAGGAGTTGTTCTTGGCAAAGCGGCGAGTAGTGGCTTAGTTAGAATTAGTCCAATACCAAATGTGACCATGAGCACTTTAATCAACATGTCCTCCCTTTATGGACACCTGACCACACCTAACATAAGACAGAGGAAAGAACAAGGGAGAGAAGGAAGCCAGCGTCACTTCAAGAATAGATATCGCCTTTCAATGTGTGACAGTCCGAATGTTTTTATGAAAAGCACCATTAATTACAAAATGGTATTTGCCTCAACAACCTCAGGTGGGAATGTGTTCAATTCTGCCAGTTTACGGGCTGTGTGTCAAATGGAAGAAATAGTCGTGAGAAAGACAACGGGTTTTTATTCAAACTGCTTTAAAAGGGAGCTCCGTTACAAAACTTTCACATTCAGAGACTGTTGTCCCAGTTGGTCTGTTGGTAATTATATTGCAGCTCTCTCAGGAAGATCATCTTGTCAAGATATATCTTCAAACGATGTAGAACAAGTTCTATCAATTTTACGACATTGTGCACCACTTTTCAACAACGCGACGATCAAAGAAAACTGTTGGAACTTTAAATATAATATTGCTTATCCAGTGTGTCTGGGACTTCCATTAGAGTGTGTGAGATATAACGCGATCCACAATATTCTATACTACCTGACAGACAAAGATTTCTTCGCAGCCGAAGGAGAAAATTTGATTTATACATCAGTTCTGAGCCCTGCGACAAGCAATAAAGAGTTCAGAAAGAAGTTATACGAGAAACATATCAAAAACGGACATTTGTCTGATGGAAACGTAAAGTTAGTAGCAACGgaattttactttttgaaattcGACATGTTCAACATCAAGCTATTGGCGGACATAATTTATCCATCCATAGCAATGTTAATTATTCTACTCATCATGTGGTTTTACACGGAGTCTGTTTTACTCACCGTCCTTTTAGTGCTTTCTGTGGTCAGTGCTCTGATCATTGCTTATTTCCTCTACACGATCGTGttaggtttgaatttttttccatttctaaaCATCACAACTCTTATATTTCTGGTGGGGATAGGAGCTGATGACGCGTTTGTCTTCACCGATGTCTGGCGCCAGGCAAAACAGAATAATCCCGGTGCACCTTTGACGCGAATCACCGCTGACACCTTAAGGCACGCCTCTTTATCAATGTTTGTGACGAGTCTTACTACAGCAGCTGCTTTTATTGCCAATTTTAGTTCTAAAATTACCACTATCAAATGTTTTGGTATTTACGCTGGTATTGCCATCCTCTGCAAGTTTAGTATGATGGTCACGTGGTTTCCTGCTGTTTGCGTCATCAATGAAAGTGTGCAGATTCCATGGCCATGCGCAGAGAAGTCTTCGATCCATAAAATAGAACTTTTATATCAGAATTACGTGGCTAAATCCGTGCGCTTTGTGTTTAGTGATTTTCTTCCGAGAGTGGTCATAAAATTCCGCATTTTCTGGATTTTGTCGTTTTCGGTTCTTACTTTGGGTGGCTTGGAGGTTCTTCTTTTCAAGCCTGGATTCCATCTGCCCACATCATCTGATTTTCAGATGTTTGAATCATCACATCCCCTTGAGGCTTACGAACTCCATTTCAAAGACAGATTCCGTTTCGAGACAAGTTCTTCGCAAGGTAGTGCCacttttcccatcgattttttCTGGGGAATTAAACCAGTCGACAACGGTGACTACCTGGATCCCAACGACTATGGCACAATTGAGTGGGATGAATCTTTCGACATAACAAGTCGTGAATCTCAAGCGTGGTTGATGAATTTCTGTAGAAAGCTGCGCAAGCAAGACTTCTATGGAAAGAAAGAAGGTGTAACAAGCTACTGTTTCCTAGAAACGTTCTACAATCAAAGCTGTACAGATCCGCTGACACCAGGAATCTCCTACCACCCTTGTTGCAAAGGTTCTCCTTTTCCATTCAATAAAACCATTCTGAACTTATGCGCCACAATAGCAGATGTCCGCGCTCAGATATTTAAGTATAAGAGACAGGATTCCACAATTGGAAACCTCATCTACGACGAACGCGGCAGTCTTAGAGGCATTCACCTGCGCGTTATGAGTAATGTGAGAATTTCCCGCGCATATGAGCCAGCGCACCAATTTTGGGAACGCACAGAGTCTTGGGTGATGAAGGAAATACGAAATGCACCAAAAGGCATGCGTGGGGGCTGGTGGATAAGCGGCATGGAGTTTTACGACCTACAGAGGAGCCTTTCTACCGGGACTTTAGTCTCTATGGCAATTGCCATCGCCATGGCGTTTGGTGTGATGTTACTGACCACGCTGAATATTCTAGTAAGCTTATACGCCATCCTCACAATAATTGGCATAATCTCTGTCACTATCGGCTCCTTGGTCCTTAGCGGGTGGAAACTCAACATCCTGGAGTCCATAACTATGTCTGTTGCTGTTGGTGTATCCATTGATTTTGCGATGCATTTTGGGGTAGCTTATTGCCTTGCACCTAATAAGGAATGTAGAAAGGCACGTGTGCGTTTTTCGCTGTCCCGGATGGGATCTGCAATCACCATGGCTGCTGTTACAACTTTTATTGCAGGTCAGTTCAAATAAGGGCGCTgatagaggaaaaaaacacccagtaaagagaaaaatacagtCGACGATATTCGTGAATTTTATTGATCAGACGACACATTCaagacattaaaatttcaaagaacCAAAAAGATCTATCTTTCTAAACCGACGGATCCAAATTGACCGATAATAACTGACTTACTGTATGCTACTTGACTGTTACAGCCGATAACGAACCCATTTTCACACAATTGATCttaacttttcatttaaaaaagtcCTTACTTGGCACTATTGATAActtcacaacaacaacagtcGACAACAACCTTTTTCAAGGATACTCTCACGCGAACGAccaaacaacaagaaagaatATCACCCCTATATTCAAACCGTGTATACCTTCTACTACGAATTACTACTAACACTCGAATTTTTTCTGATTACGATCAACAACAAGATAGATTGCCACTCTTGGGTTCAAACCGTCTATACATTCTACCACGAATCATTGCTAACACTCGACCTATCACTGATTACTATCTTATTCGTTTAGGTGCAATGATGCTGCCATCCAGGGTCCTATCTTACCTACAGATGGGACATTTCCTAATGTTAGTGATGACCCTGGGATGGGCTTTTTCGACGTTCTTCTTCCAAGCACTTTGCTGCACGATTGGACCACAGGGGGATTGGGGACAATTTAGTTGGAGTGACATTTTTTCCTGGCGCAGTATGAAGACTTCAGAAGAGACCCCAACGAGAGAAGAAACAGTGTTGTTAAGGGAACACTGTGAAGCTGacgaaaatgacaacaaaaatgGCACAGTAGAAAGTAAAATTATGGTCAATAATACGCAAATTAAGGCTATAGAAGCGACCCCAGTTTAATGCAGGTTGATGCTTTTCATGTCTTAGGTATACTGGGCGATGATTCTGACTTGTTTCGGTGAGTCGCTTGCAGATAATTTTTCGTCTCTTTTTATTTAGAAATTAGAACCCCAAAATTGTCAGGTCTTCTGGATATGAGTCACAGGGAAGACTCattatcaattttcaattgaattttttctttaaaaattatcttttgttcAAAGAAAGTTGGCTAAATTTATCACTAGGgtattatttgttatttaagATATGGGTATTTTGTTGACTCctcgaaaattttgtttacaagaaaCTGGCCTTGTGTGTTATAAGGAGCCTAAACAGCAATACAAAGTTGTCAATAAACATGGATTTACAGTCGGGTTGATTTCTTCAGTTCAGTTGAGTGAAACAATCGTTTAGACGCACAATCTAAGTCAAGATCCTTATACCTATAACTAGAGTCGGCCGAAGTCTGTAACTACATCGAGGAACACGTGTAAGGTTTCCTCCAGCATAGGGTTTTATGCGAACAATTTGATTTATTATGTGACACAAATAACTTAAACTCTGCACTATTAAGACAtcttattatatactcaacaaaatatcgcgtttctgattggtcaatgatgaatgcataaataggttatagagtgcaatagaggttatagagtgcaatacggagaagttgccatggaaacaccgatGGATTAATTTTGTCGAgaatacaataaataaaaaatcgtatgaacctgctcgtgcatttcgtgatttatggtcactcgtgatgttttgaaagttctcaaattgcactcgcctacggctcgtgcaattttgagaactttcaaaacatcactcgtgcccataaatcacgaaatgcactcgcgctcatacgatttcctatacgtAATGCATTTACAAAAGAGGGAGACTGGTTCCTACTCAGAGCCAAGTTGAAAGGCACCTTTGGAGGGTCACGTGATCGGTTAGACACCCAAGTCACGTAGCAACCGCACTTGTAGAACTACACAATACAGAAATTTAACCGTTCCCGAAATTTGGGTGGAACAAGATCAGTGACATTTGTCTCCATGTTATCACACAGAAAGACGAGGATTCCCtagaaaataaaagtaagtgTGAAGGAACTGATAACGCACGATATGACAAACACTTAAAGAATAAACGGTCTTAATATAAACAGAACAGGGCACAAAACACTCCCAATCTTCAGAGCAtgcaagaataaaaattcaTCTACCTGGCCTTCTGTCAGGTTGGACGAAATCCTGAGCCGTGGTTGAGAGACGAGGTGCTACCGAGAGAAGTAGAGAAGAGGGTTTgaaataacagctcttaaggTTTGAAACTATAATAttatgtaaaatggtttccgtgttaacatagcctgatgtaaacacttgggaggttgggagaacactcgatgagctggaaaccactccgcttcgcgtcgtggtttcctacgcttatctcgtgttctcccaacctcccgcgtgtttacatcaggctatgttagcacggaaaccattttacatttcttcaataataCATACCTCCCGAGTGATGCTCGTGGAAGTAATGCGAGTTCACCTTCATTGGTGCGATCTTCTTAGCCATTTCTATCGTACGCAGCTGAGCAGAACTGAGTCTGTGGATAGACATGTACACAGTAACTACAGCGAGATCATGAATCCTGAAAAGCTGGTGTTTAGAACCGGCTAAATTATCTACCTTCTTTGTTCTGGTGAACAGAAATCCGTCTTCATCACTGAAGTCTTTGATGGTTTATTTCCAAGACTAATTAGAGCATCTTTCGTCAAATATTTCGAAAATTCTTCGTAGTCTACGAAACCAGTACGACCAGCATCGCACCTGCGATATAAACCGTTAATGCCCTGATTAGGTTTGTCATGAAGTTTTATTCCTCACTCTGGACATGCTGAATTTGGAACGGAGGCTAGAGTAAAGTCAGCACAAACATTTACTTTTCACTTACATTTCAATGAGTTTTCCTAAGGTTTTCTCCTCCATGTCGATTCCAAGTTTTGCCAAAACAGATTTAAGGTCTTCAATAGAAATTCTACCACTCCTAAGCAAGGGCAAAAAAGGGACATACTGAAGGTGAAAGACTTACTTATGAACAATTTTCCAACGATTAATAACTAGAAGAGCTTTaaggaataaaagcaaaacattagAAGGTATTTTTAAGTACTCACAAGCTTGTATCAAAATCCAGGAAGGCTTTTCGCAAGTGAATGTTCATGGTGTCTCCTGAGTTATAGAATCTTGAAGAATGCAAATACAGTTAATAAATGACAGAATAGCCACAGAGACACGCACACCACTtaatgaaggaattttttatgGATTTGGCACCTTCACAAAACTAAGtggaaaaaaccaaaccaaatgTCTTTCTTACCTCTGTTGATTTAACTGCAGCATTTGTTGTTGAATCGTGGCTACCTTGTCCTGAGGGAGAGGCTCTGATACTCGATGCCTTCCCTGCTGTGTTGTTTCACTAAGGAAaacccaaagaaataaaaacattgcAGACCAAAAATATATACATCATTTGACATGAAAAATGCTTAACTCTCTAACCTTGGGTATACATGGGAGTATTTCTGTTCAGGTCCTTCACTCTTCCCTGCGGCTGGAAGGGCTGGATCAAGTTGCAGAGACAATAAGAACTGGTCGTGCTGAGAAAAAGCAAGgtttattataaattcattgATATTAAACTACTTcaattttgtaataaaatatacTGCTCTTTACATGGGATGAGATGTGCACGGCAAAAATTTGCTGACTCACATCACTTAATTATTTAGACATTTCTACATTTCCCAATAGGCAAGCATAATGTTATGTTTTCATGGGTATAGAATTTAATTACCTGTTCTGtgtgtttatgtttattatctGAGCCAAACTGAAAATGTGTTTTCCTGTTATCTGTAATTCTCTCAAGGCAATCATCTTTTTTCTGCTTTAGTTTGGCTGCTCCATTGCCCATAGCCAGCTCTTCAATGGGAATAAATTCCtcctgaacaaaacaaaatgaaaataagtcAGACATTTAGACTTCAATTCAGGAACTTAATCATCAGTACTGACATGACACTtctaacattataagaaatgAAACTAAACCTTTGTCTCTGATGGTGAAGGCCACTCTGGTGCTCTGAGAAGGGCTCCATCACTGTCCAAGTATCGATATCTACTATTTTGTTCCCTCTGGGGGCTGAGATATGGATGGTCCTTTGGTGGATGTAAGTAACCACTCCCTGTCACTAGAGTGCCAAATGATGAAGAGGTCAAATTAAACACTGCAGTTTATTCTAATAA is from Pocillopora verrucosa isolate sample1 chromosome 7, ASM3666991v2, whole genome shotgun sequence and encodes:
- the LOC131775345 gene encoding uncharacterized protein isoform X2; translation: MSDEIFGRSGSVYSRTFAKGPQAKGSNAKNRAECQKLTTHLNTSHFYFGSDLNGYGTETRHSFEKKLEHSAKEPGPSTNLASKTAQQTYKSSVFRHGDWNVAEPHFIKHSVTCNDFHIKPFTTSHNVGSKDTKGQKQEKDELEYTESKVTSISPKDNPSHPYYQRSTHFVLGTNTDDRSSLHQKDFILSKRECLIKPPAAPPPISSKVLPNLEDCRPSCSTHTADFTDHKIQIPQISQGRAAETKLNRARHNTLAVVLSCDAQCHAGDRQASMTGSGYLHPPKDHPYLSPQREQNSRYRYLDSDGALLRAPEWPSPSETKEEFIPIEELAMGNGAAKLKQKKDDCLERITDNRKTHFQFGSDNKHKHTEQHDQFLLSLQLDPALPAAGKSEGPEQKYSHVYPSETTQQGRHRVSEPLPQDKVATIQQQMLQLNQQRFYNSGDTMNIHLRKAFLDFDTSLSGRISIEDLKSVLAKLGIDMEEKTLGKLIEMCDAGRTGFVDYEEFSKYLTKDALISLGNKPSKTSVMKTDFCSPEQRRLSSAQLRTIEMAKKIAPMKVNSHYFHEHHSGAPRLSTTAQDFVQPDRRPGNPRLSV
- the LOC131775181 gene encoding uncharacterized protein, which produces MSLKEIMKDVNDNLAKEKKKRARLKDLDLIVLDNSLRESTVGQLRGHTLENKRRIYDEVRKCGFQFKIVAAYSHMTRVDDYWVAAIVRDCEEGKEDLGNLFAFSEFIESISQGIPDTKTIPVGLRKMQQQGLINPIIEIDLAIRSINWEKFTTKDMCLLLTERFKWSRKYLSPDAKILVNLRDFPDAMVYEMERLLQVVNFMASLPVTERPFGIIFEEPTGKYLPEEVGAWTAGVRKIMDSRGWSNGNLFVHVHKKWALGEMVQLECLINGANGIWASVCEEGAALGHACSTVTLMNLVRMGNEKVLKRYNCPALRDAASSVTKITTGLPPHPKQVIYGDRALDLAFDFGSIAGGTVGETDFDLAAFFGVEAPVRISTLSSERMIQERLIDLFGEDRQFTMEMAGAMKEKMLEDLSGNRKEEYMSEAGIALLFDRAGGKLTANMARVIQRVKVTSLHAQHLIEEVRSMWNEWDIEEDKPNDDQLMFRSFYNGFMAPYFGCFMCADTQKALQAINMDNDGYIDWNEFLVYLKWAVREYPNIKDVDELLHVAFNKGIIPAMRDEIQAKESF
- the LOC131775334 gene encoding protein dispatched homolog 1-like; the encoded protein is MDNKDICDQAISLKSQEETPAGTEKQIESDNNDAANEVMLPGERSTGQLAIPRYSAVLAKYPYAVFFVTSLLIVICGLCSFVPQFSAPDIPEFSTPVKGFEPRGTLINKRYRAGVVLGKAASSGLVRISPIPNVTMSTLINMSSLYGHLTTPNIRQRKEQGREGSQRHFKNRYRLSMCDSPNVFMKSTINYKMVFASTTSGGNVFNSASLRAVCQMEEIVVRKTTGFYSNCFKRELRYKTFTFRDCCPSWSVGNYIAALSGRSSCQDISSNDVEQVLSILRHCAPLFNNATIKENCWNFKYNIAYPVCLGLPLECVRYNAIHNILYYLTDKDFFAAEGENLIYTSVLSPATSNKEFRKKLYEKHIKNGHLSDGNVKLVATEFYFLKFDMFNIKLLADIIYPSIAMLIILLIMWFYTESVLLTVLLVLSVVSALIIAYFLYTIVLGLNFFPFLNITTLIFLVGIGADDAFVFTDVWRQAKQNNPGAPLTRITADTLRHASLSMFVTSLTTAAAFIANFSSKITTIKCFGIYAGIAILCKFSMMVTWFPAVCVINESVQIPWPCAEKSSIHKIELLYQNYVAKSVRFVFSDFLPRVVIKFRIFWILSFSVLTLGGLEVLLFKPGFHLPTSSDFQMFESSHPLEAYELHFKDRFRFETSSSQGSATFPIDFFWGIKPVDNGDYLDPNDYGTIEWDESFDITSRESQAWLMNFCRKLRKQDFYGKKEGVTSYCFLETFYNQSCTDPLTPGISYHPCCKGSPFPFNKTILNLCATIADVRAQIFKYKRQDSTIGNLIYDERGSLRGIHLRVMSNVRISRAYEPAHQFWERTESWVMKEIRNAPKGMRGGWWISGMEFYDLQRSLSTGTLVSMAIAIAMAFGVMLLTTLNILVSLYAILTIIGIISVTIGSLVLSGWKLNILESITMSVAVGVSIDFAMHFGVAYCLAPNKECRKARVRFSLSRMGSAITMAAVTTFIAGAMMLPSRVLSYLQMGHFLMLVMTLGWAFSTFFFQALCCTIGPQGDWGQFSWSDIFSWRSMKTSEETPTREETVLLREHCEADENDNKNGTVESKIMVNNTQIKAIEATPV